From Planifilum fulgidum:
CCGAACGCGTCCTCGGCAAGCTGACGGATGCGGATCTTTCCTCCATCGGGTTTTTCCGTTTTCGGGACGACGTGAAGCTGGCCGGGACCGTGGCGATGGTGTCCCGAACCGGTTATACCGGTGAAGATGGCTTTGAAATCTATCTCAACCCGGAGGATGCCCCGAAGGTGTGGCGGGAAATCCTCGAAGCCGGGAAGGAGGAAGGGGTGCTTCCCTGCGGACTCGGGGCGAGGGACACCCTTCGCTTTGAAGCCTGCCTGCCCCTGTACGGAAGGGAGCTTTCCCCGAACATCACTCCCATCGAGGCGGGGCTCGGATTTGCCGTCAAACCGGAAAAGGGGGATTTCATCGGGCGCGATGTTCTGGCGGAACAGAAGGCGGAAGGCCCTCCGCGGAAGCTGGTGGGCCTTGAGATGATCGACCGCGGCATTCCCCGCACCCATTATCCGGTTTACGCCGGAGAGGAGAAAATCGGAGAGGTGACCACGGGAACCCAGTCTCCCACCCTGAAAAAGAGTGTGGGCCTGGCCCTGATCCGAGCGGAATACGCCGAGCCCGGAAATGAAGTGGAAGTGGAGATTCGTGGCAGGCGGCTCCGGGCCGCCGTCGTGAAAACCCCCTTTTACAGGCGGCCCAAAAAATAGATGCGGTGATAGAAAGCTTCAATAAATAGATGGGGAGTCCATCGCGGAGGAGGGATCCGATGAAATTTCGCTATCTGCCGATGACGGAAGAGGATCGGCGGGAAATGCTTTCCGCCATCGGCGTCGATTCCGTTGACGATCTGTTTGCGGACATTCCGGAAGGGGTGCGGTACCGCGGGCGCCTCAACCTTCCGGACGGACTGTCGGAGCCGGAGCTGGTCCGGCATATGCAGCGCCTCTCCCAGAAAAACACCACCTTTGATCAGGCGATTTGCTTCTTGGGGGCCGGCGCGTACGAGCACCACATTCCCAGCGTGGTGGATCACATCATTTCCCGTTCGGAGTTTTACACCGCTTATACGCCCTACCAGCCGGAAATCAGCCAAGGGGAATTGCAGGCCATCTTCGAATTCCAGACGATGATTTGCGAGCTGACCGGCATGGAGGTGGCCAACTCCTCCATGTACGACGGTCCCACGGCCCTGGCGGAAGCGGCCGGAGTGGCGGCGGCGGCGACGCGCAAGAAAAAGGTTCTCGTCTCCCGGACGGTCCATCCCGAAGCGCGGGCGGTTTTGCGCCTGCAGGCCAAGGGGCTGGGGCTTGTGGTGAAGGAGATTCCCCACAAAGAGGGGATCACCGACCTGTCCCTTCTGGAGGCGGAGGCGGCTGAGGATACGGCGGCGGTGATCCTGCAAAGCCCCAATTTCTTCGGAAACCTGGAGGATGTGTCTCGCGCCGAGCCGATCGCCCACCGGCACAAGGGGCTGCTGGTGGTCAGCACGAACCCGATTGCCCTCGGCCTGATCAAGCCGCCGGGTGCGTGCGGCGCGGATATCGTCGTCGGGGATGCGCAGCCCCTGGGCATCCCCGTCGGGTTCGGCGGCCCCCATTGCGGTTTCTTCGCCACCACCCGGGCGTTGATGCGTCGCATTCCGGGACGGATCGTGGGACAGACCACCGACGAGGAGGGCGTGCGGGGCTTCGTGTTGACGCTCCAGGCCCGGGAACAGCACATCCGCCGGGAAAAAGCCACTTCCAACATCTGCTCCAACCAGGCCCTCAATGCCCTGGCCGCGGCGGTGGCCATGTCGGCCCTGGGGAAACAAGGGATCCGGGACATGGCCCGGCTCAACCTGCAAAAGGCCCATTACGCCCGGAAGCGGCTGGCGCAGATCCCCAAGGTGCAGCCTTTGTTCGACCAACCTTTCTTCAACGAATTTGCGGTGAAGCT
This genomic window contains:
- the gcvT gene encoding glycine cleavage system aminomethyltransferase GcvT, with the translated sequence MSQLKRTPLYEVYKDQAKMVNFSGWELPVQFSGIIAEHEAVRTRAGLFDVSHMGEVEISGPDALDLIQRLTTNDASKLVPGKAQYSIMCYPNGGTVDDLLIYRGTDSFLLVLNAANVEKDVEWIEKHASGEVRVRNLSNQMAQLALQGPLAERVLGKLTDADLSSIGFFRFRDDVKLAGTVAMVSRTGYTGEDGFEIYLNPEDAPKVWREILEAGKEEGVLPCGLGARDTLRFEACLPLYGRELSPNITPIEAGLGFAVKPEKGDFIGRDVLAEQKAEGPPRKLVGLEMIDRGIPRTHYPVYAGEEKIGEVTTGTQSPTLKKSVGLALIRAEYAEPGNEVEVEIRGRRLRAAVVKTPFYRRPKK
- the gcvPA gene encoding aminomethyl-transferring glycine dehydrogenase subunit GcvPA; the encoded protein is MKFRYLPMTEEDRREMLSAIGVDSVDDLFADIPEGVRYRGRLNLPDGLSEPELVRHMQRLSQKNTTFDQAICFLGAGAYEHHIPSVVDHIISRSEFYTAYTPYQPEISQGELQAIFEFQTMICELTGMEVANSSMYDGPTALAEAAGVAAAATRKKKVLVSRTVHPEARAVLRLQAKGLGLVVKEIPHKEGITDLSLLEAEAAEDTAAVILQSPNFFGNLEDVSRAEPIAHRHKGLLVVSTNPIALGLIKPPGACGADIVVGDAQPLGIPVGFGGPHCGFFATTRALMRRIPGRIVGQTTDEEGVRGFVLTLQAREQHIRREKATSNICSNQALNALAAAVAMSALGKQGIRDMARLNLQKAHYARKRLAQIPKVQPLFDQPFFNEFAVKLSRPVGEVNRGLLQQGIIGGYDLGRDYPELAGSMLLAVTEVRTRGEIEQLAEALEGLL